Proteins co-encoded in one Chloroflexota bacterium genomic window:
- a CDS encoding NUDIX hydrolase, whose product MDPWKTISRRTILQHSKYLTVEEHVVELPDGRRIEDWPWIITPNYINVVAETEAGTFLCFRQVKYALDGVTMAVVGGYLEPGEEPLAAARRELLEETGYQASRWIDLGHYNVGANRGFATANLYFARGARPVTMPNSDDLEEQELIELTRSELKTALMRGEFQSLAWTTAVAMALLWLEDGGD is encoded by the coding sequence CTGACTGTGGAGGAACATGTTGTCGAGCTGCCCGACGGCCGGCGCATCGAAGACTGGCCCTGGATCATCACGCCCAACTATATCAACGTGGTGGCCGAAACAGAAGCCGGCACCTTTCTCTGCTTTCGACAGGTGAAGTATGCCCTGGACGGCGTCACCATGGCGGTGGTAGGCGGCTATCTCGAGCCCGGTGAAGAACCCCTGGCCGCCGCCCGGCGGGAATTACTGGAGGAGACAGGCTACCAGGCGTCCCGGTGGATAGACCTGGGGCACTACAATGTCGGTGCGAATCGTGGTTTCGCCACAGCCAATCTCTATTTTGCGCGGGGCGCCCGCCCGGTGACTATGCCCAATTCCGATGATCTGGAAGAACAGGAACTCATCGAACTGACTCGATCAGAACTGAAAACCGCCCTGATGCGGGGGGAATTCCAAAGCCTGGCCTGGACCACAGCCGTGGCCATGGCCCTGTTGTGGCTGGAAGATGGCGGCGACTGA